The Bradyrhizobium ottawaense genome window below encodes:
- the mgtE gene encoding magnesium transporter → MDEHMDVARSAADSVLDHVPMRNEDGDIRHEFVEEVAHAIEAGDSASLRACVAELHEADLGDLIGALEPDDRVRLVELTGRDFDFSALNELDEGVREEILEELPPETVAEGVRELESDDAVELLETLDQAEQEEILEKLPLKERVALERSLLYPENSAGRRMQTEFIAVPQDFTVGQAIDYMRETPDLPDRFYEIYVVDKDQHWQGAVPLDVLLRARRPVPLTELTDEDRRRVSVLEDQEEVARMFGKYNLVAAPVLDTQDRLVGVITVDDVVDVIEEEADEDLKALGGVTSDEELSDTFLTIARARFNWLLVNLATAFLASSVLGLFEGQLEKMVALAVLAPIVASQGGNAATQTMTVAVRALATRELGSSNAWRVVMREALVGLVNGLAFAVITGIAAVAWFKIPGLGIVIGLAMVCNLIAGALGGILIPMALERVRADPAVASGTFVTTVTDVVGFFSFLGIATLWFGLR, encoded by the coding sequence ATGGATGAACATATGGACGTTGCCCGATCCGCCGCGGACTCGGTACTCGACCACGTGCCGATGCGCAATGAAGACGGCGATATCAGGCACGAATTCGTCGAGGAGGTCGCCCATGCGATCGAGGCCGGCGACAGCGCCTCGCTGCGCGCCTGCGTCGCCGAGCTGCACGAGGCCGATCTCGGCGATCTCATCGGCGCTCTGGAGCCCGACGACCGCGTCCGCCTGGTCGAGCTGACCGGGCGCGATTTCGACTTCTCCGCGCTGAACGAGCTCGACGAGGGCGTGCGCGAGGAGATCCTCGAGGAACTGCCGCCGGAGACCGTCGCGGAAGGTGTTCGCGAACTCGAATCCGACGACGCCGTCGAGCTGCTCGAGACCCTCGACCAGGCCGAGCAGGAGGAGATCCTCGAGAAGCTGCCGCTCAAGGAGCGCGTCGCGCTCGAACGCAGCCTGCTGTATCCCGAGAATTCCGCGGGCCGCCGGATGCAGACCGAGTTCATCGCGGTGCCCCAGGATTTCACCGTCGGGCAGGCGATCGACTACATGCGCGAGACGCCGGATCTGCCCGACCGCTTCTACGAGATCTACGTCGTCGACAAGGACCAGCACTGGCAGGGCGCAGTCCCCCTCGACGTGCTGCTGCGCGCGCGCCGGCCGGTGCCGCTCACCGAGCTCACCGACGAGGACCGCCGCCGCGTCTCCGTCCTGGAGGACCAGGAAGAGGTCGCGCGCATGTTCGGCAAGTATAATCTCGTCGCAGCTCCCGTGCTCGACACCCAGGACCGCCTGGTCGGCGTCATCACGGTCGACGACGTCGTCGACGTCATCGAGGAGGAGGCGGACGAGGACCTCAAGGCGCTCGGCGGCGTCACCAGCGACGAAGAGCTGTCGGATACGTTCCTGACGATTGCGCGCGCGCGGTTCAACTGGCTGCTGGTCAATCTCGCCACCGCCTTCCTGGCGTCCTCGGTGCTCGGCCTGTTCGAGGGCCAGCTGGAGAAGATGGTCGCGCTCGCCGTGCTGGCGCCGATCGTGGCGAGCCAGGGCGGGAACGCCGCGACCCAGACCATGACGGTGGCGGTGCGGGCGCTGGCGACGCGCGAGCTGGGCTCCTCCAATGCCTGGCGCGTGGTGATGCGCGAGGCGCTGGTCGGTCTCGTCAACGGGCTCGCCTTCGCCGTGATCACGGGGATTGCGGCGGTGGCCTGGTTCAAGATCCCCGGCCTCGGCATCGTCATCGGCCTGGCGATGGTGTGCAACCTCATCGCCGGTGCGCTCGGCGGCATCCTGATCCCGATGGCGCTCGAACGCGTCAGGGCCGACCCCGCGGTGGCGTCGGGCACGTTCGTCACCACGGTGACGGATGTGGTCGGGTTCTTCTCGTTCCTCGGCATCGCGACGCTCTGGTTCGGGCTGAGGTAG
- a CDS encoding glutathione S-transferase family protein: MAALKLAIGNKNYSSWSMRPWLALRANDIPFVETLIPLYTDNPADKEQILSFSRAGKVPVLVDGDVTVWDSLAIIEYVAERYPEVKLWPDDVAARAHARSVCAEMHSGFVPLRNECGMNLHRPVRPLALSADAKANVARIEEIWRECRTRYGAKGPFLFGRFGAADAMYAPVVHRLRTYAIDVAPDTKAYMETMMALPAFQEWTRDGLAETLVIEKFEDA, encoded by the coding sequence ATGGCTGCGCTGAAACTCGCGATCGGTAACAAGAACTACTCGTCATGGTCGATGCGGCCATGGCTCGCGCTTCGCGCCAACGACATCCCGTTCGTGGAGACGCTGATCCCGCTCTACACCGACAATCCCGCGGACAAGGAGCAGATCCTGTCCTTCAGCCGTGCCGGCAAGGTGCCGGTGCTGGTCGACGGCGATGTCACGGTGTGGGATTCGCTCGCCATCATCGAATACGTCGCCGAGCGCTATCCGGAAGTGAAGCTGTGGCCCGACGACGTCGCCGCGCGCGCGCATGCCCGATCGGTGTGCGCCGAGATGCATTCCGGCTTCGTGCCCCTGCGCAACGAATGCGGCATGAACCTGCACCGGCCGGTCCGGCCCTTGGCGCTGTCGGCCGACGCCAAGGCCAACGTCGCGCGCATCGAGGAGATCTGGCGCGAGTGCCGCACGCGCTATGGTGCCAAGGGTCCGTTCCTGTTCGGCCGCTTCGGTGCGGCCGATGCGATGTACGCGCCGGTGGTGCATCGCCTGCGCACCTACGCGATCGACGTCGCGCCGGACACCAAGGCCTACATGGAGACGATGATGGCGCTGCCGGCGTTCCAGGAATGGACCCGCGACGGGCTGGCCGAAACCCTTGTCATCGAGAAGTTCGAGGACGCCTGA
- a CDS encoding polysaccharide deacetylase family protein produces MIGSSVVLRTRSWIVLCLGGFLGCSTIGSPAALAADCPGHPDALGTSRTLVVDPREHPLIGTMQYRETLPLRDHEVVLTFDDGPLPKYSNQVLKMLDDECIKATFFIIGSQAKANPEGVRKLVAAGHTVGTHSMNHPLTFDRMPIEKAEAEINGGIEWTSAAMTDPSKLAPFFRIPGLMRAEGVEHHLISRGIQVWSADFPADDWRHVSSDRVYQLAIQRLEAKGKGILLLHDIQARTVAALPKIIRDLKARGYRIVHVVPATADRPATPTTPVEWLLHPPTETVPIARWPSVPSFVFTQTRTLPAPSLADLNARTEHQPLLPRRTKGQMDVASALPVPGRALFAIPEGSVEVLLSTTLSRRAATRLAMAAETPHAARGKAAKGKTAKSQVRHTAHAAPAAPKPAAQAKSATPRSTRIASLKKRA; encoded by the coding sequence ATGATCGGAAGTAGCGTTGTCTTGCGGACGCGATCGTGGATCGTCCTTTGCCTCGGCGGATTCCTTGGATGTTCGACCATCGGATCGCCGGCGGCGCTTGCAGCCGACTGCCCGGGCCATCCCGACGCGCTCGGGACGTCCCGCACCCTGGTGGTCGATCCGCGCGAGCATCCGCTGATCGGCACCATGCAGTACCGCGAGACGCTGCCGCTCAGGGATCATGAGGTCGTCCTGACCTTCGACGACGGTCCGCTGCCGAAATATTCCAACCAGGTCCTCAAGATGCTCGACGACGAGTGCATCAAGGCGACCTTCTTCATCATCGGCAGCCAGGCCAAGGCGAACCCCGAAGGCGTGCGCAAGCTGGTGGCGGCGGGCCACACGGTCGGCACCCACAGCATGAACCATCCGCTGACCTTCGACCGGATGCCGATCGAGAAGGCCGAGGCCGAGATCAATGGCGGCATCGAGTGGACCTCGGCCGCGATGACCGATCCGTCCAAGCTGGCGCCGTTCTTCCGCATTCCCGGCCTGATGCGCGCCGAAGGCGTCGAGCACCATCTGATCTCGCGCGGCATCCAGGTGTGGAGCGCTGACTTCCCGGCCGACGACTGGCGCCATGTGTCGTCCGACCGCGTCTATCAGCTCGCGATCCAGCGGCTGGAGGCCAAGGGCAAGGGCATCCTGTTGCTGCACGACATCCAGGCGCGGACGGTGGCGGCGCTGCCAAAAATCATCCGCGACCTCAAAGCGCGCGGCTATCGCATCGTGCATGTTGTGCCCGCGACCGCCGACCGGCCAGCGACGCCGACCACGCCGGTGGAATGGCTGCTGCATCCGCCGACCGAGACCGTGCCGATCGCGCGCTGGCCTTCCGTTCCGAGCTTCGTGTTCACGCAGACCAGGACGCTGCCGGCGCCCTCGCTCGCCGACCTCAATGCGCGGACCGAGCATCAGCCGCTGCTGCCGCGCCGGACCAAGGGTCAGATGGACGTCGCGTCCGCCCTGCCCGTGCCCGGCCGCGCGCTGTTTGCGATCCCGGAAGGCTCGGTCGAGGTGCTGCTGTCGACGACATTGTCGCGGCGTGCCGCGACCCGGCTGGCAATGGCGGCCGAGACGCCGCATGCGGCCAGGGGCAAGGCGGCAAAGGGCAAGACGGCCAAGTCCCAGGTTCGGCACACCGCGCATGCGGCACCGGCCGCACCCAAGCCTGCCGCGCAGGCCAAGAGCGCCACGCCGCGCTCGACCCGCATCGCCAGTCTGAAGAAGCGCGCTTAG
- a CDS encoding DUF599 domain-containing protein has product MSRHWVDITAVGFFIIEWLVYALTLEHSAYGRDSLSARMNRYREVWVRRLLDRETRMVDMQIMASLQNGTAFFASTSLIALGGALALLHATNDAITILSKLPIDLSTSPAMWELKCVGLVLICVYAFFKFAWSYRLFNYVAILFGGMPPAERRDTPEAEAHVIRTTRLFESAGRHFNRGQRAFFFALGYLGWFVSPWLLFVTTAAVVVVTWRRQFASSAWAAMAPEVADGDEAMKRGH; this is encoded by the coding sequence ATGAGCAGGCACTGGGTCGACATCACCGCGGTCGGCTTCTTCATCATCGAATGGCTGGTCTATGCCCTGACGCTGGAGCATTCGGCCTACGGCCGCGACAGCCTGTCGGCGCGCATGAACCGCTATCGCGAGGTCTGGGTGCGCCGGCTGCTCGACCGCGAGACGCGCATGGTCGACATGCAGATCATGGCCTCGCTGCAGAACGGAACCGCTTTCTTCGCCTCGACCAGCCTGATCGCGCTCGGCGGCGCGCTGGCGCTGCTGCACGCCACCAACGACGCGATCACGATTTTGAGCAAGCTGCCGATCGACCTCAGCACGTCGCCGGCGATGTGGGAGTTGAAATGCGTCGGCCTCGTGCTGATCTGCGTCTACGCCTTCTTCAAATTCGCCTGGTCCTATCGCCTGTTCAACTATGTCGCGATCCTGTTCGGCGGCATGCCCCCGGCCGAGCGGCGCGACACGCCGGAGGCGGAGGCCCATGTCATCCGCACCACGCGCCTGTTCGAATCTGCCGGCCGCCACTTCAACCGCGGCCAGCGCGCCTTCTTCTTCGCGCTCGGCTATCTCGGCTGGTTCGTCAGCCCCTGGCTGCTGTTCGTGACCACGGCGGCCGTGGTGGTCGTGACCTGGCGCCGGCAATTCGCATCGAGCGCGTGGGCCGCGATGGCGCCGGAGGTGGCGGATGGCGATGAGGCGATGAAGCGCGGTCATTGA
- a CDS encoding helix-turn-helix domain-containing protein produces the protein MSMRLRLKADGRVVELRDGQEFPVQPSPVEPTANAAPADANPLAVRDLRRRACLTQMEFAAKLGVPVETIRNWEQGKRAPRGPARALLAVIAHAPDTVFQALAKA, from the coding sequence ATGAGCATGCGGTTGCGGCTGAAGGCGGACGGACGGGTCGTTGAGTTGCGGGATGGACAGGAATTTCCGGTCCAGCCGTCTCCGGTCGAGCCCACGGCCAATGCCGCGCCGGCCGACGCCAACCCGCTCGCGGTGCGCGATTTGCGTCGCCGCGCCTGCCTGACCCAGATGGAGTTCGCCGCCAAGCTCGGCGTTCCCGTCGAGACCATCCGCAACTGGGAGCAGGGCAAGCGGGCGCCGCGGGGACCGGCCCGCGCGCTGCTCGCGGTGATCGCGCACGCCCCGGATACGGTGTTCCAGGCGCTCGCCAAAGCCTGA
- a CDS encoding aldo/keto reductase yields MLFVEANGAKIPAIGLGTWELSGRPAARVVEQALRFGYRHIDTAQVYENEREVGDGLRASGVRRDDIFLTTKVWTNHFAPHDLERSVKESLARLRLPSVDLLLLHWPNSHVPLAETLGALSHAKTMGLTRHIGVSNFTVALIEQAVALSPEPLVCNQVEYHPYLDQAKVRAACDQHGLALVAYSPIAKGRIKSDQRLAEIGRVHRKTPAQVCLRWLVQQNVAAIPRTSRIERLSENIEIFDFELSEDEMSRIAALASPKGRLTDFGFAPKWD; encoded by the coding sequence ATGCTGTTCGTCGAGGCCAATGGCGCAAAAATCCCGGCGATCGGACTCGGGACCTGGGAGCTGAGCGGAAGACCTGCCGCGCGCGTGGTCGAGCAGGCGCTGCGGTTCGGCTATCGCCACATCGACACCGCGCAGGTCTACGAGAATGAACGCGAGGTCGGCGACGGCTTGCGCGCCTCGGGCGTGCGCCGGGACGACATCTTCCTCACCACCAAGGTCTGGACCAACCATTTCGCGCCCCACGATCTCGAGCGCTCGGTCAAGGAGAGCCTGGCTCGGTTGCGGCTTCCCTCCGTCGATCTGCTGCTGCTGCACTGGCCCAATTCGCATGTGCCGCTGGCGGAGACGCTCGGCGCGCTGTCGCATGCGAAGACCATGGGCCTGACCCGCCACATCGGCGTCTCCAATTTCACGGTGGCGCTGATCGAGCAGGCGGTCGCGCTGTCGCCTGAGCCGCTGGTCTGCAACCAGGTCGAATACCACCCTTATCTCGATCAGGCGAAGGTGAGGGCGGCCTGCGACCAGCATGGCCTTGCGCTCGTCGCCTACAGCCCGATCGCCAAGGGACGCATCAAGTCCGACCAGAGGCTGGCCGAGATCGGACGCGTCCACCGCAAGACGCCGGCGCAGGTCTGCCTGCGCTGGCTGGTGCAACAGAATGTCGCTGCGATCCCGCGCACCTCGCGCATCGAACGCCTGTCTGAAAACATCGAGATCTTCGATTTCGAGCTGTCGGAGGACGAGATGAGCCGGATCGCCGCACTCGCCAGTCCGAAGGGTCGCCTGACCGACTTCGGCTTCGCCCCGAAATGGGATTGA
- a CDS encoding polysaccharide deacetylase family protein: MSSGAALAALIGVASAVAAECPRKDALGTSRVLSVDAKTTPRVGLKSFPQTLALADHEVVLTFDDGPNPPTTSKVLAALAQECVRATFFLIGLHASQHPDMVKRIAREGHTIGHHTFSHPFMARIPFDKAKSEVDRGVAAVEMALHGSSTATPSTPFFRFPYFQGTQAQLDLLQSRGIVVFGADLWASDWNEMTPEQELKLVTERLAASGKGIVLFHDPKARTAAIMPAFLRYLRENGYRVVHIAPAGPQKNADAR, translated from the coding sequence ATGTCATCGGGCGCGGCCCTCGCGGCCTTGATCGGCGTCGCTTCGGCCGTGGCCGCTGAGTGTCCGCGCAAGGACGCGCTCGGCACTTCGCGCGTGCTGAGCGTCGATGCCAAGACCACGCCGCGCGTGGGCTTGAAGAGCTTTCCGCAGACGCTTGCGCTGGCCGATCACGAGGTCGTGCTGACCTTCGACGACGGGCCGAACCCGCCGACGACGTCGAAGGTGCTGGCGGCGCTGGCGCAGGAATGCGTGCGCGCGACCTTCTTCCTGATCGGCCTCCACGCCAGCCAGCATCCCGACATGGTCAAGCGCATCGCCCGCGAGGGCCACACCATCGGCCACCACACTTTCTCGCATCCGTTCATGGCGCGGATCCCGTTCGACAAGGCCAAGAGCGAGGTCGACCGCGGCGTCGCGGCCGTCGAGATGGCGCTGCACGGCAGCTCGACGGCGACGCCTTCGACGCCGTTCTTCCGCTTTCCCTATTTCCAGGGGACGCAAGCGCAGCTCGACCTGCTCCAATCCCGTGGCATCGTCGTGTTCGGCGCGGACCTCTGGGCCAGCGACTGGAACGAGATGACGCCGGAGCAGGAATTGAAGCTGGTCACGGAGCGCCTCGCAGCTAGCGGCAAGGGCATCGTCCTCTTCCACGACCCCAAGGCGCGCACCGCGGCGATCATGCCGGCCTTCCTGCGGTATCTGAGGGAGAACGGCTATCGGGTGGTCCACATCGCGCCGGCAGGCCCGCAGAAGAATGCCGATGCGCGCTGA